Genomic DNA from Clostridium sp. BJN0013:
ATATCGTTATTGCCCAAAAAATTAAATTTGTTACCATCATTTACATTTATAATTTCATATCTTTCCATCTCGCTATAAAATTTTATATTCTCATCCATACTTACATCCCCCTATATTTTATCTGTTACATTATACTATGAGTAATATAATGTACTTATTACAGGGTTTGGGTATCCAGGAACAAATAATAATTTGAATTATCTACCAAGACATACCTTAGCTATATGAATAAAAATTTTTATAAGATTATTAATGATTATAACTCTTAAATTAAACTTTTCTTTGATTTTTCAAAAGAAATACTATCTTTTTCCAATAAATTTTCTATAACAGATATATCTATTTCTTTTCCTACAAAGGATGAATTTACTATACCTTTATAAAATGTATTTTTCATCACCCTTTCAATGCTTTCTTCATCTATCTTATTTATCTTGTCTATAATATCTTCTGGTATATTTAACCTATTTAAAAGTAAAAGGGATTTTCCATTATTGAACATTCTGCTGCTTATACTTTCAAGTCCCAATATATAATTTCCCTTTAACTGTTCTTTTAATTTTTTTAATTTATCCTTTGTTATAACTGAAGTTGAGAATTTTAACATTTCATCTTTTATTCTAGCTATTACATCATAAGCATATTTAGCATTCAACCCTGCATAAACAGTTATTGCCCCTATATTATTAAAAGTGGTTATATAAGAATAGATTGAATAACAAAGCCCTCTTTCCTCTCTTATTTTCTGAAATAATATAGAAGAAGCCACCCCTCCATACATGTTGTTTAAAATCAAAAGAGTATAAAGATCATTACTTCCATTTTCCACTCCTGGTATACCTAAACTGAGATGCAGTTGTTCTATATTCTTCTTTTTAAAAAAATGATTACTTAAAAATTCTGGTTTAGAATAATTGGTTACTTTTTTATTCAATATATTCCATGTACCAAAATATTTTTCTATTAACCTTTCAACTTTATTTAGATCTACATTACCTGCTATGGAAATCACAGAATTCTCCGGTATATAATAAGATGATATGTACTCCATCAAATGTTCTTTTGTAAAGGATTTTACAGTATCTATACTTCCTAATATAGGAAAGGATATAGAGTCCTTTCCCCACATAGCCTTACTGTGAAGATCAGAAAGTACATCTTCCGGAGAGTCCTCACTCATATTTATCTCCTCAATTATAACTCCCTTTTCTTTTTCTATATCTTCTGGTAAAAATTTACTATTAAATAACATATCCGATATAACATCTATAGCTAAATCCAAATGCGAATTTAACACCTTTACATAAAAACATGTAGCTTCCTTACCAGTAAATGCGTTTATTTGTCCTCCTATATCTTCTATACATTCTGCTATTTCAAGGGCAGTTCTATTAGTGGTTCCTTTAAAAAACATATGTTCAATAAAATGAGAGATCCCATTGTTTTTATCATTTTCATTTCTTGAGCCATTTTTTACCCACAATCCCACACTTACAGAATTTACATAATCTATATCCTCTACAACTATTCTAAGACCATTATCCAGTTTAAATACATTATACAATAAAAACAGTCACCTCTTTCAATTAACAATTCTTAATCTATAAAAATAGTTTAATTTAAAAAATAAAAAGGCACCTAAGCCCTTCTATTTTGCTACTTTTTTTGTATGTCCTTCTCATTTAAATCTTTCTTCTCTGAATCCTTTATAGCATCCTTCCTGGAAAGATTTATTCTTCCCTGGCTATCTATTTCAATTACTTTAACTAATATTTCATCTCCCACAGAAACTACATCTTCTACTTTATTTACTCTTGTAAAGTCTAGCTTTGATATGTGAACTAATCCTTCTTTTCCCTTATGTATTTCCACAAAAGCTCCAAAATTAGTTATCTTAGTAACCTTACCCAAATATATTTCTCCTACTAATATTTCTCTAGTAAGATCATCTATTATTTTCAATGCTTTTTTAGCACTTTCACTATTTTCCGACATAACAAATATCTTGCCATCTTCTTTTATATCTATTTTAACTCCAGTTTCTGCTATTATTTTATTGATAACTTTTCCCCCAGCTCCTATTACATCTCTTATTTTATCAGGAGGTATAGACATTATATAGGTCTTTGGTGCATATTTTGACACTTCTGCCCTATGCTCTGGGATACACTGCTTCATTTTATCCAGTATATATAATCTAGCTGTTCTTGCTTTTTCAAGGGTTTCTTTTATACATTTATTTGACAGTCCATGAATTTTAGTGTCAAATTGGATAGCTGTAATACCTTTTTCCGTTCCACCTACTTTAAAATCCATATCACCAAAAAAATCTTCTAACCCCTGTATATCTGTTAATATTTCTTCCTGGGATAAGTCTTCACTAGTTACAAGCCCCATAGCTATTCCAGCTGCAGGTCTTTTTATTGGAACACCTGCATCCAAAAGTGCCAGTGTACTTCCACATATACTAGCCTGAGATGTGGAACCATTGGAACTCAGAACCTCTGATACAAGTCTTATGGTATAAGGAAACTGTTCCTCCATAGGTATAAGTGGTTCCAGTGCTTTTTCAGCTAATGCACCATGGCCTATTTCTCTTCTTCCAGGTCCTCTTAAAGGTCTAACTTCTCCTGTACTATAAGATGGAAAATTATAATGATGCATATATCTTTTAGAATCCTCAAGACCTACTCCATCAAGTATTTGTACATCACCTAAAGATCCCAATGTAGCAACAGTCATTACTTGAGTTAATCCTCTAGTAAACAGCCCGGTACCGTGAGCTCTTGGAAGAAACCCTACCTCACAACTTATAGGACGTACTTCATCAAATGCCCTTCCATCCACTCTTCTATGCTCATTTAAAAGCATATTTCTAACTATTTCCTTTTTTATCCTGTATACTACATCTGATATATCACTTTTATTATCTACATACTTTTCAGAAAATTGTTCCTCCAATTTTTCATCAATATCTTTTAAAACTTCATTTCTCTCATTTCTATCTACTATATACATGGCACTTTTTATCATATCAAAAGCAAATTCCCTTACTTCATTTTCTAAATCCTCATCTACTTTATAAAGCTCAGGTTCATCTTTTCTCTTGCCATATTTTTTCATAACTTCTTCCTGAAATAAGGCTATTTTCTTGCATTCTTCAAAACCAAAAATTATAGCATCATACATAATACCTTCTGGTACTTCGCATGCTCCAGCTTCTACCATCATAACCCTCTCTTTAGTAGCACATACAGTAAGATTCAAAGTGCTTTTCTCTCTATCCTCTAAATTAGGATTTATTATAAAATTTCCATCTACTAAACCTACGGATACAGATCCCACAGGGGTTGTAAAAGGAATACTTGACATACATAAGGCCAAAGATGCCCCATTCATAGCCACTATATTAGGTAAATTATCTTGATCTACAGATAATACTGTACATACTACTTGAACATCATTTCTATATCCTTTGGGAAATAATGGTCTAAGAGGCCTATCTATTGCCCTTGCATTTAATATTGCCTTCTCTGAGGGCTTACCTTCCCTTTTTATAAATCCTCCTGGAATTTTTCCAACAGAATATAGTCTTTCTTCATACTCTATACTTAAAGGAAAAAAATCTATTCCTTCTCTTGGTTTATCTGAAGCATTTGTATTAATTAAAACTACTGTATCTCCATAACTTATAAACATACCACAATTAGATAGCATACCTACTTTTTCACAGTCAACTTTTAAAGTTCTGCCTGCCACAGTAGTTTGAATAAATTCTTTCATTAAAAATTTCCCTCCTCTCAATAAATTACAATTTTTTTAAAACAATGGAGCGGTAAAAGCCGCTCCAAAAATTATTTTCTTAAATTTAATGCTTTAATAATAGCACGATATCTTTCAATGTCTTGCTTAATTAAATAATTAAGAAGTCCCCTTCTTTTACCAACCATCATTAAAAGTCCTCTTCTTGAATGGTGGTCTTTTTTATGAATCTTCAAATGTTCATTCAGATGATTAATTCTTGTAGTAAGCAATGCTATTTGAACCTCTGGAGATCCTGTATCTCCCTCATGTCTTGCATATTTTTCCATTATTTCTTGTTTAACTGCCTTTTCCATTATGTTACACCTCCAATTGTTATTCCCCTCTATCCCAAGAATACCGTCGGCAAATCGAAATTCTTAGCATAAGGATCACGCCTGTAATTATAACAAATAAAATTCTTATTGTAAATTAATTTTTAAAATTAATTTGTAATTTTTTCTTACTGGCATACAATTTGTCTTTTTTTAGCTGATGAGCTAATTCCGATAAACTATTAAACTTTAATTCATCTCTAATTCTTTCTATAAAGTGTATTTTTGCATTTTTGCCATACACATCCTCATTAAAATTTAATATATGAGTTTCAATACTCAGTTTATTATCACAGGTAGTAGGATTGTACCCTACATTTGTTATACCTTTAAATATACCATCATCTAACTGTACCATAGTATAATAAACTCCACCCTTTGGTATTACAAATTTTTTATCGTAATTTAAATTTATTGTAGGAAAACCTAGTTTTCTCCCGAGATGTTTTCCATGTATTACCTTTCCCTGTATTGCAAAAGGACGTGTTAAAAGCTTATTAACTTTTTTCATATCCCCTTCATCTGATATAAGTGTCCTTATAATTGAGCTGCTGACTACTTGCCCTTTATATTTCACAGAATCTATTACACTTAGAGAAAATTTATAATTTTTACTCATTTTTTTAAGTAAACTTACATCTCCAAGATTTTTATATCCAAATCTATAATTAAATCCTACTATAATTCCTTTAGCTCTATAATTATTTAAAAGGTGAATTACAAAATCTTCGGGGTGGATTTTCATAAATTCCTTATTAAAGTTCACCATATTTATTATATCCAATCCAGCATTTCTTAATACATTTACCTTACATTCATTATCCATTAAGATTTTAGGTGCCAAATCCGGGTTTATAATATTGAGAGGATGATCCTTGAAGGTAACTATCATACTTTTTGCACCATTATTTTTAGCAAGTTTAATAGTTTTATTTATCAAACTCATATGCCCCAAATGAAGTCCATCAAAACTTCCTAAAGCAATATATGTACTCTTCATAAAATGCTTTTTAAAATTATCTTCTATAATTATCATATCTAATTACCTCAAACAAACAATTTTACTATTTTAAATTGAAAATCTTTATTCATTCCCATACCTATAAATTTATTACCTTCTATATAAACTCTATATAATTGACCTTTTATTGTTCTATTTAAAAATTTTTCATCTTTTATACTTATTCCATTTAATACTTTTTTTACATATTTGTGTTCTATTAAAATTTCAGGATATCTATAAAGAGCTTTATCTATGGGTATAATATAGTTTAATATATTCTCACTGTCTAAATCTTCAAGAGCAATGGAATCTGCAATATTAAAATTGCCCGTAGACAATCTCTTTAAATTCCACATAGTACCCCCACAATTTAGCTTATTCCCTATATCATTACATAAACTCCTAATATAAGTACCCTTTGAACAAGTTACTTCAAATAATACATAAGGTAAATCTATATTTACAATATCTATAGAATATATGGTTATTTTCCTTTTTTTTCTCTCTACTTCTATACCTTTTCTTGCCAGATCATAAAGCCTCTTGCCATTTACTTTCAATGCAGAATACATAGGTGGCACCTGTTCTATTTCCCCCTGAAAACTTAAGATTTCATCTATTATATCCTTTTCTTTTAAATCAATATTTTTAATATTTACTATATTTCCTTCTCTATCATAAGTTTCCGTAGTAATTCCAAGCCTTAACTGAGCCAAGTATATTTTTTTACTTTCAACTATATAATCTGCAAATTTTGTAGCCCTGCCTATACAAACTGGAAGTACTCCTGATGCAATGGGATCAAGGGTACCTGTATGACCTACTTTTTTATCTTTCAACATAAACTTTACTTTTCTAACC
This window encodes:
- a CDS encoding polyribonucleotide nucleotidyltransferase, translated to MKEFIQTTVAGRTLKVDCEKVGMLSNCGMFISYGDTVVLINTNASDKPREGIDFFPLSIEYEERLYSVGKIPGGFIKREGKPSEKAILNARAIDRPLRPLFPKGYRNDVQVVCTVLSVDQDNLPNIVAMNGASLALCMSSIPFTTPVGSVSVGLVDGNFIINPNLEDREKSTLNLTVCATKERVMMVEAGACEVPEGIMYDAIIFGFEECKKIALFQEEVMKKYGKRKDEPELYKVDEDLENEVREFAFDMIKSAMYIVDRNERNEVLKDIDEKLEEQFSEKYVDNKSDISDVVYRIKKEIVRNMLLNEHRRVDGRAFDEVRPISCEVGFLPRAHGTGLFTRGLTQVMTVATLGSLGDVQILDGVGLEDSKRYMHHYNFPSYSTGEVRPLRGPGRREIGHGALAEKALEPLIPMEEQFPYTIRLVSEVLSSNGSTSQASICGSTLALLDAGVPIKRPAAGIAMGLVTSEDLSQEEILTDIQGLEDFFGDMDFKVGGTEKGITAIQFDTKIHGLSNKCIKETLEKARTARLYILDKMKQCIPEHRAEVSKYAPKTYIMSIPPDKIRDVIGAGGKVINKIIAETGVKIDIKEDGKIFVMSENSESAKKALKIIDDLTREILVGEIYLGKVTKITNFGAFVEIHKGKEGLVHISKLDFTRVNKVEDVVSVGDEILVKVIEIDSQGRINLSRKDAIKDSEKKDLNEKDIQKK
- the truB gene encoding tRNA pseudouridine(55) synthase TruB, which encodes MDGILNINKPEGMTSFDVVRKVKFMLKDKKVGHTGTLDPIASGVLPVCIGRATKFADYIVESKKIYLAQLRLGITTETYDREGNIVNIKNIDLKEKDIIDEILSFQGEIEQVPPMYSALKVNGKRLYDLARKGIEVERKKRKITIYSIDIVNIDLPYVLFEVTCSKGTYIRSLCNDIGNKLNCGGTMWNLKRLSTGNFNIADSIALEDLDSENILNYIIPIDKALYRYPEILIEHKYVKKVLNGISIKDEKFLNRTIKGQLYRVYIEGNKFIGMGMNKDFQFKIVKLFV
- a CDS encoding M16 family metallopeptidase encodes the protein MYNVFKLDNGLRIVVEDIDYVNSVSVGLWVKNGSRNENDKNNGISHFIEHMFFKGTTNRTALEIAECIEDIGGQINAFTGKEATCFYVKVLNSHLDLAIDVISDMLFNSKFLPEDIEKEKGVIIEEINMSEDSPEDVLSDLHSKAMWGKDSISFPILGSIDTVKSFTKEHLMEYISSYYIPENSVISIAGNVDLNKVERLIEKYFGTWNILNKKVTNYSKPEFLSNHFFKKKNIEQLHLSLGIPGVENGSNDLYTLLILNNMYGGVASSILFQKIREERGLCYSIYSYITTFNNIGAITVYAGLNAKYAYDVIARIKDEMLKFSTSVITKDKLKKLKEQLKGNYILGLESISSRMFNNGKSLLLLNRLNIPEDIIDKINKIDEESIERVMKNTFYKGIVNSSFVGKEIDISVIENLLEKDSISFEKSKKSLI
- a CDS encoding bifunctional riboflavin kinase/FAD synthetase; the protein is MIIIEDNFKKHFMKSTYIALGSFDGLHLGHMSLINKTIKLAKNNGAKSMIVTFKDHPLNIINPDLAPKILMDNECKVNVLRNAGLDIINMVNFNKEFMKIHPEDFVIHLLNNYRAKGIIVGFNYRFGYKNLGDVSLLKKMSKNYKFSLSVIDSVKYKGQVVSSSIIRTLISDEGDMKKVNKLLTRPFAIQGKVIHGKHLGRKLGFPTINLNYDKKFVIPKGGVYYTMVQLDDGIFKGITNVGYNPTTCDNKLSIETHILNFNEDVYGKNAKIHFIERIRDELKFNSLSELAHQLKKDKLYASKKKLQINFKN
- the rpsO gene encoding 30S ribosomal protein S15 — its product is MEKAVKQEIMEKYARHEGDTGSPEVQIALLTTRINHLNEHLKIHKKDHHSRRGLLMMVGKRRGLLNYLIKQDIERYRAIIKALNLRK